From one Agathobaculum sp. NTUH-O15-33 genomic stretch:
- a CDS encoding Gx transporter family protein encodes MKIKKLTLCGLLTALAIVLSLAERLFPLDAVIPVPGVKLGLANVVTLFALTRLRPREAFAILVCRVGLSSLLMGSVTGFLFSLSGGLLSLLVMWALLQAEGRFCSLLGVSVAGAAAHNVGQMIAAVFWMGTNAVIAYLPFLLVMAVPLGLVTGLTCAVALTHLKKSNFSYNVSLPSPYYRQTRKEGTAMKTLIAMLAVFTLLLTGCGNTANDQKNEANDANNNGTTNGTTEGNTDNNPVDEGMNDAGNAAENAGNDIKDGLDEAGDALTGTNDPNNDTNSVNNATDDNAADKTVPVE; translated from the coding sequence ATGAAGATAAAAAAACTGACGCTGTGCGGCCTGCTCACCGCGCTCGCGATCGTGCTTTCCCTCGCGGAACGCCTGTTCCCGCTGGATGCGGTCATTCCGGTGCCCGGGGTTAAGCTGGGTCTTGCCAATGTGGTCACGCTTTTTGCGCTGACACGGCTGCGTCCGCGCGAAGCGTTCGCCATTTTGGTTTGCCGGGTTGGTTTATCCTCGCTGCTCATGGGCAGCGTGACCGGCTTTTTGTTTTCCCTGTCGGGCGGTCTGCTGTCGCTCCTTGTCATGTGGGCGCTTCTTCAAGCGGAGGGGCGGTTTTGCTCGCTGCTCGGGGTCAGCGTGGCGGGCGCGGCGGCGCACAACGTGGGCCAAATGATCGCGGCGGTATTCTGGATGGGCACAAACGCCGTGATCGCCTACCTGCCGTTCCTGCTCGTGATGGCGGTGCCGCTCGGACTGGTCACCGGGCTTACCTGCGCGGTGGCGCTGACGCATTTAAAAAAATCAAATTTTTCGTATAATGTTTCGCTTCCCTCGCCATACTATCGGCAAACACGCAAGGAGGGAACTGCAATGAAAACGCTGATTGCTATGCTCGCGGTGTTTACCCTGCTGCTGACCGGCTGCGGAAACACGGCGAACGATCAGAAAAACGAAGCCAACGATGCAAACAATAACGGAACAACCAACGGTACGACTGAGGGGAACACGGACAACAACCCTGTGGACGAAGGCATGAACGACGCGGGCAACGCGGCTGAAAATGCCGGCAACGACATTAAGGATGGTCTGGACGAGGCCGGCGACGCGCTGACCGGAACCAACGATCCGAACAACGACACGAACAGTGTGAACAACGCGACGGACGACAACGCCGCCGATAAGACCGTACCGGTAGAATAA
- a CDS encoding ammonium transporter: MDITMLAGALDTGWILLGAALVFFMQAGFAMVETGFTRAKNAGNIIMKNLMDFSLGTPIFWLLGFGIMFGSASGVFGGFDFLADGVVGEGHSWSTLIFQTVFCATAATIVSGAMAERTKFSAYCIYSMVISALIYPISGHWIWGGGWLAELGFHDFAGSAAVHMVGGVAAFVGALILGPRIGKYTKSGKARAIPGHSLTLGALGVFILWFCWFGFNGCSTVALSGGAAETAARVFVTTNLAAAVSTVTVMCITWLRYKKPDVSMTLNGSLAGLVAITAGCDAVTPVGAAVIGIVAGFVVVFGIELIDQKVKVDDPVGAVGVHGLCGATGTLLTGLLAYYLTDDAGAPLGLFFGGGFRFFGVQVLGVVAVIAWVAVTMTIVFQLIKHTIGLRVSTAEEVMGLDQPEHGLVSAYADFMPVVPQVLGTKAGEMQAVQAAGAPVAVEHAVPVTRVTDEAGAHKLSKVVIVTKQSKFEALRDALNQIGVSGMTVANVIGCGVQKGATEYYRGAEVDVNLLPKIKMEVVVSAVPVETVVETAKAVLYTGHIGDGKIFVYNVENVIKVRTGAEGFDALQDDE; this comes from the coding sequence ATGGACATCACTATGTTAGCAGGCGCGCTTGACACCGGTTGGATCCTGCTCGGCGCGGCGCTCGTTTTCTTTATGCAGGCGGGCTTTGCAATGGTAGAAACGGGCTTTACCCGCGCCAAGAACGCGGGCAATATCATCATGAAGAACCTGATGGATTTTTCCCTCGGCACGCCGATCTTTTGGCTGCTTGGCTTTGGCATTATGTTCGGTTCGGCAAGCGGCGTTTTCGGCGGCTTTGATTTTCTGGCCGACGGCGTTGTGGGCGAGGGACACAGCTGGTCCACGCTGATCTTTCAGACCGTGTTCTGCGCGACCGCCGCGACCATCGTGTCGGGCGCGATGGCGGAACGCACCAAGTTTTCCGCTTACTGCATTTACTCCATGGTCATTTCGGCTCTGATCTATCCGATCTCGGGCCACTGGATCTGGGGCGGCGGCTGGCTGGCCGAGCTGGGCTTCCATGATTTCGCGGGTTCCGCCGCGGTGCATATGGTGGGCGGCGTCGCGGCGTTTGTCGGCGCGCTGATCCTCGGCCCCCGTATCGGCAAGTACACGAAGAGCGGCAAGGCGCGCGCGATTCCCGGCCACTCGCTCACACTGGGCGCGCTCGGCGTATTTATCCTATGGTTCTGCTGGTTCGGGTTTAACGGCTGCTCCACGGTGGCCCTTTCGGGCGGCGCGGCCGAGACCGCGGCCCGTGTGTTCGTCACCACCAACCTTGCCGCCGCGGTTTCTACGGTAACGGTAATGTGCATCACGTGGCTGCGCTATAAGAAGCCCGATGTCTCCATGACGCTGAACGGCTCGCTGGCCGGCTTGGTCGCGATCACCGCGGGCTGCGACGCCGTAACGCCGGTGGGCGCGGCGGTCATCGGCATCGTGGCAGGTTTTGTCGTGGTGTTCGGCATTGAATTGATCGACCAGAAGGTCAAGGTAGACGACCCGGTCGGCGCGGTCGGCGTGCACGGCCTATGCGGCGCGACCGGCACGCTGCTGACCGGCCTGCTGGCCTACTACCTGACGGACGACGCAGGCGCGCCGCTCGGCCTATTCTTCGGCGGCGGCTTCCGCTTCTTCGGCGTTCAGGTGCTCGGCGTCGTCGCGGTCATCGCGTGGGTTGCCGTCACGATGACCATCGTGTTCCAACTCATCAAGCACACCATCGGTCTGCGCGTTTCCACGGCGGAGGAGGTCATGGGTCTTGACCAGCCCGAGCACGGCCTCGTTTCCGCCTACGCGGATTTTATGCCGGTCGTTCCGCAGGTGCTGGGCACCAAGGCGGGCGAAATGCAGGCCGTGCAGGCTGCGGGCGCGCCGGTGGCGGTCGAGCACGCGGTGCCCGTTACCAGAGTGACGGACGAAGCGGGCGCGCACAAGCTATCCAAGGTCGTCATCGTTACCAAGCAGTCCAAGTTTGAAGCGCTCAGGGACGCGCTCAATCAGATCGGCGTATCCGGCATGACCGTGGCGAACGTCATCGGCTGCGGCGTGCAGAAGGGCGCGACCGAGTATTACCGCGGCGCCGAAGTGGATGTGAACCTGCTGCCCAAGATCAAGATGGAGGTCGTCGTGTCCGCCGTGCCGGTCGAGACCGTTGTGGAAACGGCCAAGGCGGTCCTGTATACCGGCCACATCGGCGACGGCAAGATCTTCGTTTACAACGTGGAAAACGTCATCAAGGTGCGCACCGGCGCGGAGGGCTTCGACGCGCTGCAGGACGATGAATAA
- a CDS encoding FAD:protein FMN transferase, with the protein MKRMLAAVLPLLLLCGCAPKEYSTDFFAMDTFMSVTVLGETGQDAAQQCERRVNELEGLLSRTRSGENNVKASAVYLINHAPSGTGMVDEGGYIQTAKALSEQTNGLFDPTTARLTDLWGIGTDEPRVPAQSEIDEALLTVGAANIVVDQNSGFVSLAGGAQLDLGGIAKGIAADECAAILREADASGLLMLGGNIYAVGSNNGKPWRIGIADPDNNVEYIATVAVEDRSVVTSGDYERYFEQDGKRYHHIFDPRTGYPAESGLRGVTVIDENSTRADAFTTALFVMGLEDGMAFCEANGVAAVFITSDKRVYTTPAVAKACTFTFDGEDKGYTYAQ; encoded by the coding sequence ATGAAACGAATGCTGGCGGCCGTTTTGCCGCTTTTACTGCTTTGTGGGTGCGCGCCCAAGGAATATTCGACGGACTTTTTCGCGATGGATACCTTCATGTCGGTCACCGTGCTGGGGGAGACGGGGCAAGACGCCGCCCAGCAGTGCGAACGGCGGGTAAACGAACTGGAAGGCCTGCTGTCCCGCACACGCAGCGGGGAAAACAACGTAAAGGCGAGCGCGGTCTATTTGATCAACCACGCCCCGTCAGGCACCGGCATGGTTGATGAGGGCGGCTATATTCAAACGGCCAAGGCGCTTTCGGAACAAACAAACGGTCTGTTCGATCCCACGACCGCCCGGCTGACCGATCTATGGGGCATCGGCACGGACGAACCCCGCGTGCCCGCGCAAAGCGAGATAGACGAGGCGCTTTTGACCGTTGGCGCGGCCAACATTGTAGTCGATCAAAACAGCGGCTTTGTTTCGCTGGCGGGCGGCGCGCAGCTCGACCTTGGCGGTATCGCCAAGGGCATCGCGGCGGATGAATGCGCCGCCATTTTGCGGGAAGCGGATGCGTCCGGTTTGCTGATGCTGGGCGGAAATATCTACGCGGTCGGATCGAATAACGGCAAGCCGTGGCGGATCGGCATAGCCGACCCGGATAACAACGTAGAATATATCGCGACCGTGGCGGTGGAGGACCGATCAGTCGTTACCTCGGGCGATTATGAACGTTATTTCGAGCAGGACGGCAAGCGGTATCACCACATCTTCGACCCGCGCACCGGATACCCGGCGGAAAGCGGACTGCGCGGCGTGACCGTGATCGATGAAAATTCGACCCGGGCGGATGCGTTCACGACCGCCCTGTTCGTGATGGGGCTGGAGGACGGCATGGCTTTCTGTGAGGCGAACGGCGTCGCGGCGGTGTTCATCACATCGGACAAGCGGGTCTACACCACGCCCGCAGTGGCAAAGGCGTGCACCTTTACCTTTGACGGAGAAGACAAGGGCTATACCTATGCGCAGTAA
- a CDS encoding NusG domain II-containing protein: MRSKMRWGDFVIIAAVLLAAAALAVFLAMQAAGDRLYAEIWKDGELTQRVALTPDTRETIDLDGHNTIVLDGLTARMAGADCRDQVCVRTGTLSRAGQAAVCLPNRVVLKLVGEKNEVDAIVS; this comes from the coding sequence ATGCGCAGTAAAATGAGGTGGGGCGACTTCGTCATCATCGCCGCCGTGCTGCTTGCGGCGGCGGCGCTCGCGGTTTTTCTGGCCATGCAGGCGGCGGGCGACCGGCTCTACGCCGAAATTTGGAAAGACGGCGAACTGACGCAGCGCGTCGCGCTCACGCCGGATACCCGAGAGACCATCGATCTGGACGGGCACAATACCATTGTACTCGACGGACTGACCGCGCGCATGGCCGGGGCGGACTGCCGCGATCAGGTGTGCGTGCGCACCGGCACGCTTTCCCGCGCGGGGCAGGCCGCGGTGTGCCTGCCCAACCGCGTTGTCCTAAAGCTGGTGGGCGAAAAAAACGAAGTGGACGCGATCGTATCATAA